A window of Lytechinus variegatus isolate NC3 chromosome 15, Lvar_3.0, whole genome shotgun sequence contains these coding sequences:
- the LOC121428415 gene encoding melanocortin receptor 4-like, giving the protein MADLNEDMAEIIFQGLAFTLNALTVGIIITIKKMRKRQNIFTCNIALADGLSALLVIVAKGLLYQGVLYRGVLWILLSYRSLYFIGIFSTLAVALHRFIIIRFDPFNKRNIVTAPRCIIGCFLIWAVPFVTFFSIDLSTSLAIIRLGLPAMIFATNGISTVCYLLVYWAITRAAHAAGLSDRALVQRLQQNRRVLVTFALVVLTNIVCWTPYCICNFISTARPDLAFDNRQFTPWYGVTFKIARGMQSLNGVLNPIIYWSRLTDFRQLLKEVCPCRKTGGKETASSIANNSSVAETSLRTEPSESSPNEQHEVRGLDAVQGNQVSYVVNT; this is encoded by the exons ATGGCTGATCTTAATGAAGACATGGCTGAAATCATTTTCCAAGGTTTGGCTTTCACCCTTAATGCTCTAACAGTCGGCATCATCATTACGATCAAGAAGATGAGAAAGCGCCAGAATATTTTCACCTGCAACATCGCCTTGGCTGATGGACTTTCAGCTTTACTTGTGATCGTTGCAAAAGGGCTGTTATACCAAGGTGTTCTGTACAGAGGG GTTCTGTGGATCCTCCTTTCCTACCGATCACTATACTTCATAGGAATATTCAGCACATTGGCTGTGGCGCTCCACCGCTTCATCATCATTCGTTTCGACCCCTTCAACAAGCGCAACATCGTCACAGCCCCTCGCTGTATCATTGGTTGCTTCCTAATTTGGGCCGTACCCTTTGTAACGTTCTTCAGTATTGATCTAAGCACGAGTTTAGCAATCATCCGACTTGGATTACCGGCTATGATATTCGCCACAAACGGTATCTCTACTGTGTGTTACTTGCTGGTGTACTGGGCTATTACAAGGGCGGCGCATGCAGCCGGTTTATCCGACCGCGCGCTCGTACAACGCTTGCAACAGAATAGGAGAGTCCTCGTGACCTTTGCGCTTGTTGTGCTAACTAATATAGTATGCTGGACCCCATACTGCATATGTAATTTCATATCCACCGCAAGACCAGACCTGGCATTCGATAACCGTCAATTCACTCCTTGGTACGGAGTTACTTTCAAGATTGCGCGCGGAATGCAGTCCCTTAATGGCGTTCTGAATCCCATCATTTACTGGAGTCGGTTAACCGATTTTCGCCAGCTTCTGAAGGAGGTCTGCCCATGTCGTAAGACTGGAGGTAAGGAAACTGCATCAAGTATTGCCAACAACAGTAGCGTTGCTGAGACCTCTCTGAGAACAGAGCCTTCGGAATCTTCTCCTAATGAGCAGCATGAAGTCCGAGGTTTGGATGCAGTACAAGGAAACCAAGTCAGCTATGTTGTCAACACCTGA